A portion of the Halobacillus ihumii genome contains these proteins:
- a CDS encoding YwqI/YxiC family protein — MSNEIKLRVSDVEQALSNLQTATQSLTPPSIKDVSGQNRLDVVDQLNELNSSLAQLINSYKTLLINNESATKQSIETLLATDETVAGSMMK; from the coding sequence TTGAGTAATGAAATAAAACTAAGAGTTAGCGATGTGGAACAAGCCTTGTCCAATCTTCAAACTGCAACTCAATCTCTTACACCACCATCTATAAAGGATGTCTCAGGGCAGAACAGGCTAGATGTTGTTGATCAACTTAATGAGCTAAATTCTAGCCTTGCACAATTAATCAATAGTTATAAAACTCTTCTAATAAATAATGAGAGTGCTACTAAACAATCTATTGAAACATTGTTAGCTACTGATGAAACCGTTGCTGGTTCTATGATGAAATGA
- a CDS encoding YwqH-like family protein, translating into MLIDLLNYYNRLQAQKQEELQRLREAERTLDGYREEFASQQKNCLRPELAPGTWAGQLTDEFENIRINGILTQYRSIDYNQFSNVLNIINNKINTLQLDLSFYEQRINSVRYEIANSDRQ; encoded by the coding sequence ATGCTAATTGATCTATTAAACTATTACAATCGTTTGCAGGCTCAAAAACAAGAAGAATTGCAAAGACTAAGAGAAGCTGAGAGAACATTAGATGGTTATAGAGAAGAGTTCGCCAGTCAACAAAAGAATTGCCTTCGTCCGGAATTAGCTCCTGGAACATGGGCTGGCCAACTTACCGACGAGTTTGAAAATATAAGAATAAACGGCATATTAACCCAGTATAGATCTATAGATTATAATCAGTTTTCAAATGTATTGAATATCATTAACAACAAAATAAATACCCTACAACTAGACCTATCTTTTTATGAGCAAAGGATTAATTCCGTAAGGTATGAAATAGCGAATTCTGATCGACAGTAA
- a CDS encoding WXG100 family type VII secretion target, with the protein MSNNIRLTPDELREFARQYNTESSNVQELISRLDGMSGQLQEIWEGASSEAFASQYQELRPSFERMSTLLAEVSQQLNSTATTLEDTDQQIAGQIRG; encoded by the coding sequence ATGTCGAATAATATTCGTTTGACACCAGATGAACTTAGAGAGTTTGCTAGACAGTATAATACAGAGAGTTCTAATGTACAAGAATTGATCTCACGTTTGGATGGCATGAGCGGCCAGTTACAAGAAATTTGGGAAGGTGCTTCAAGTGAAGCGTTTGCTTCTCAGTATCAGGAGCTGCGTCCTTCATTTGAAAGAATGAGCACATTGCTAGCTGAGGTTTCCCAACAGCTGAACAGCACAGCTACTACATTAGAAGATACAGATCAGCAAATTGCTGGACAAATTCGCGGCTAA
- a CDS encoding T7SS effector LXG polymorphic toxin, translating into MKVLKVSEALTGIEQSIKKKEKEQEQLLSIREAMHKVIDLEDALKGEGGTAIKEYFKVLHIPVLLLLNQFLDQYIQSLKDIQMNVRNYEAEDGMVREDFITTEVKNGLNKLFK; encoded by the coding sequence ATGAAAGTTTTAAAAGTGTCGGAAGCTCTAACAGGTATTGAGCAATCGATTAAGAAGAAGGAAAAAGAACAAGAACAACTCCTTTCTATTCGCGAGGCGATGCATAAGGTGATAGACTTAGAAGATGCATTAAAAGGAGAAGGCGGGACTGCAATCAAAGAGTACTTCAAAGTTCTACATATCCCAGTCCTGCTGCTTCTCAACCAATTCTTAGATCAATATATTCAAAGTTTAAAAGACATACAAATGAATGTTAGAAATTACGAGGCAGAAGATGGAATGGTACGAGAGGATTTTATTACGACAGAAGTGAAAAATGGCCTCAACAAGCTGTTCAAATGA
- a CDS encoding DUF5344 family protein: MTEIKVDQSIAEPAFNDLKTKINDVDTTKPSLELNQSTSDFIQKIEEIENTYYQTIQHYIDTLIKAENDSWSSIESFIQVEEAIGRDISKGSGR; the protein is encoded by the coding sequence ATGACAGAAATAAAGGTTGATCAAAGCATAGCCGAACCGGCCTTCAACGATTTGAAAACAAAAATCAATGATGTGGATACAACAAAACCAAGCTTGGAACTCAACCAATCTACATCAGATTTTATTCAAAAAATAGAAGAAATCGAAAATACATACTATCAAACGATTCAACATTATATAGACACGCTGATAAAAGCAGAAAATGATTCATGGTCGAGTATTGAATCATTCATTCAAGTAGAAGAAGCCATAGGCAGAGATATTAGTAAGGGGTCAGGACGATGA
- a CDS encoding YwqH-like family protein, producing MDNEIIVSNLYNDISMLRNQWNNNQEKIQRLRLAKTEIANEQGTLSAQKRFLSEPDLSPSLWAGKHASEFLNIRENIEQSYINMTTQQVEAILEEIEGEKTV from the coding sequence ATGGATAATGAAATAATAGTGTCGAACTTGTATAATGATATTTCCATGCTTCGTAATCAATGGAATAATAATCAAGAAAAAATACAACGTTTGCGTTTGGCAAAAACAGAAATAGCAAATGAACAGGGGACACTTTCAGCCCAAAAAAGGTTTTTATCTGAACCTGATTTATCACCATCCCTTTGGGCGGGGAAACATGCGAGTGAATTTTTAAATATACGTGAAAATATAGAACAATCCTACATAAACATGACTACACAACAGGTCGAGGCGATCCTAGAAGAGATTGAAGGGGAAAAGACCGTATAA
- the pxpB gene encoding 5-oxoprolinase subunit PxpB, with translation MNYSLSPLGDQAIVISLGEEINEDTQHKVRILSHLLDQEKPEWMSEYIPAFTTVTLFYNAVHFSHADELPYEVVSRKVDALMSTVRTGETEEARTIEIPVCYGGEYGPDLDFVAEHNNLTREEVIHIHSGGEYTVYMIGFAPGFPFIGGMSEKIAAPRRDSPRLKIPERTVGIAGMQTGVYPIETPGGWQLIGRTPMKLFTPEQDIPSLLRAGDKIHFKEISEDEYHSWEDASHAEDY, from the coding sequence ATGAATTATTCTTTATCTCCCCTGGGCGATCAGGCCATTGTCATCTCTTTAGGTGAGGAGATTAATGAAGATACCCAACATAAAGTACGCATCCTCTCGCACTTATTAGACCAGGAAAAACCTGAATGGATGAGTGAATACATACCTGCCTTCACAACGGTTACCTTGTTTTATAACGCTGTCCACTTTAGCCATGCTGATGAGTTACCATATGAAGTGGTCAGCAGGAAAGTTGATGCTTTGATGTCAACCGTAAGAACCGGTGAAACAGAAGAAGCTAGAACAATTGAAATCCCTGTTTGTTATGGCGGAGAGTACGGGCCTGATTTAGACTTCGTGGCCGAGCACAATAACCTTACTCGCGAGGAAGTGATTCACATCCATAGTGGCGGGGAGTACACCGTCTATATGATTGGATTTGCCCCTGGCTTTCCTTTTATAGGGGGAATGTCGGAGAAAATTGCCGCGCCAAGAAGGGACTCTCCCCGTTTAAAGATTCCTGAACGCACGGTGGGAATTGCCGGGATGCAGACGGGAGTATATCCCATTGAAACGCCAGGCGGCTGGCAATTAATCGGCCGAACGCCTATGAAACTATTTACGCCTGAGCAAGACATTCCGAGTCTGCTGCGCGCGGGGGATAAGATTCATTTTAAAGAAATCAGTGAGGATGAGTATCACAGCTGGGAGGACGCTAGCCATGCTGAAGATTATTAA
- a CDS encoding biotin-dependent carboxyltransferase family protein, which translates to MLKIIKEGMLTSVQDLGRTGYQKYGVIVSGSMDSYAHRIANLLVGNEENAAALEATLLGPEIEFKQDSMIAICGGDLSPAINGQKVNVWRAIFVKEGSVLKFGKSRKGCRAYIAVAGGLDIAKVMDSQSTYLRAELGGYQGRALKSGDQLPMGHPNDMQKKLMDSMQKQMGSNYVNETDWMPAADMIPAYSSQPVIQMLKGPQYALFNEQSQRIIYEESYSVSSQSDRMGYRLEGSPLSLTESKELISEAVAFGSIQVPSDGNPIILMADRQTTGGYPKIGQIASVDLPLVSQLKPGDQISFREVTLEEAQRAVIDQEKSIQILKRSITLKSKEEL; encoded by the coding sequence ATGCTGAAGATTATTAAAGAAGGAATGCTGACAAGTGTGCAAGATCTAGGTCGGACAGGCTATCAGAAATATGGCGTGATTGTAAGCGGAAGCATGGACTCTTATGCTCACCGAATCGCTAATCTTCTAGTCGGAAACGAGGAAAATGCAGCTGCTCTGGAAGCTACTCTTTTAGGTCCTGAGATCGAATTCAAACAAGATTCCATGATAGCAATTTGCGGAGGAGACCTCTCCCCAGCCATTAATGGGCAGAAAGTAAATGTTTGGCGTGCCATTTTTGTTAAGGAAGGGTCAGTGCTCAAATTTGGAAAAAGTCGCAAGGGATGTAGAGCCTATATCGCTGTAGCTGGCGGTTTGGATATCGCAAAAGTTATGGACAGTCAATCCACATACCTTCGGGCGGAGTTAGGCGGCTACCAGGGACGAGCCCTTAAATCCGGAGATCAACTTCCTATGGGCCATCCAAATGACATGCAGAAAAAATTAATGGATTCTATGCAAAAGCAAATGGGCAGTAATTATGTCAATGAGACAGATTGGATGCCAGCTGCTGATATGATCCCTGCGTATTCCTCTCAACCAGTTATCCAAATGTTGAAAGGACCACAATATGCGTTATTCAATGAGCAGAGCCAGCGGATCATTTATGAAGAATCCTATTCTGTATCGTCACAATCCGATCGAATGGGGTATCGATTGGAAGGTTCCCCTCTCTCCCTAACGGAGTCAAAAGAGCTCATTTCTGAAGCCGTTGCTTTCGGGTCAATCCAGGTTCCATCGGATGGAAACCCTATTATACTTATGGCGGATCGCCAGACGACCGGCGGCTACCCGAAGATCGGACAAATTGCTTCGGTTGACTTGCCTCTCGTAAGTCAATTGAAGCCAGGTGACCAGATATCCTTCAGGGAAGTTACACTCGAAGAAGCACAACGGGCTGTCATCGATCAAGAGAAGTCTATCCAAATTTTGAAGCGCTCCATTACGTTAAAAAGCAAGGAGGAATTATAA
- a CDS encoding LamB/YcsF family protein encodes MSYVVDINCDMGESFGAYTVGRDEEILDYVTSANIACGFHAGDPSTMRKTVKLALDKNVGLGAHPGLQDLAGFGRRNMNISAKEAYELVVYQIGALSGFIKAEGGTMQHVKPHGALFNMAAKDAVLAESIAESVYDVDPELILFGLSGSELVKAGRNTGLKTASEVFSDRTYQEDGSLTSRTEPNALITDPDEAIKQVIRMVKEQQVCCVQGSDIAIEADTICIHGDGVTALEFAQNISATLKESDIQIKPIKSTL; translated from the coding sequence ATGAGTTATGTAGTAGATATCAACTGTGATATGGGAGAAAGTTTTGGCGCCTATACGGTAGGCCGTGATGAGGAAATTCTAGATTATGTGACCTCAGCCAATATAGCCTGCGGGTTTCATGCGGGGGACCCTTCCACGATGAGAAAGACCGTTAAACTTGCCCTCGATAAAAATGTCGGACTTGGAGCACACCCTGGTCTTCAGGATTTAGCTGGCTTCGGCCGCCGGAACATGAATATTTCCGCAAAAGAGGCTTATGAACTGGTCGTTTACCAAATTGGCGCCCTTTCTGGTTTTATCAAAGCAGAAGGAGGCACGATGCAGCACGTGAAGCCACACGGCGCTTTATTTAATATGGCGGCCAAAGACGCAGTGCTCGCTGAATCGATTGCCGAAAGTGTTTATGACGTCGACCCTGAATTGATATTATTCGGATTATCGGGAAGCGAACTCGTCAAAGCAGGAAGGAACACAGGATTGAAAACAGCAAGTGAAGTATTCTCTGACCGAACCTATCAAGAAGATGGATCACTCACTTCAAGAACTGAGCCTAATGCGCTCATTACAGACCCTGATGAGGCTATCAAACAAGTGATCCGCATGGTCAAAGAACAGCAAGTATGCTGTGTGCAAGGATCGGATATTGCTATTGAAGCCGATACGATCTGTATTCATGGGGATGGAGTTACAGCGCTAGAATTTGCTCAAAACATTTCGGCCACGCTGAAAGAATCCGATATTCAAATTAAACCTATTAAATCCACACTATAA
- a CDS encoding NRAMP family divalent metal transporter yields the protein MKNTNRSILIGAAFLMATSAIGPGFLTQTTVFTEALAASFGFVILISIIIDIGAQMNIWRIIAVSEKRAQDIANDVLPGLGYFLAALVVAGGLAFNIGNIAGAGLGTNVLLGIDPKLGAILSGVLAIGIFTVKEAGQVMDRFTQILGFVMIGLTVYVMFTAQPPVGEAVVKTFVPDTIDFLAIVTLVGGTVGGYITFAGGHRLIDAGLKGKEAIPEVTRSSVYAIGVASIMRIFLFLAVLGVVSQGLVLDDSNPPASVFQHAAGTIGYKIFGVVMWSAAVTSVVGAAYTSVSFLRSFSPALEKNHRWLTISFIGISTLVFVFVGQPVSILVLVGSVNGLILPIALGVMLLAAHKKKIVGDYKHPVWMTVFGIIIVIAMTYMGIRTLLTGIPQLFS from the coding sequence ATGAAAAATACTAACCGCAGTATATTGATTGGTGCCGCCTTCCTGATGGCTACTTCTGCCATAGGACCAGGGTTTCTAACCCAAACGACGGTTTTTACGGAAGCTCTTGCGGCAAGCTTTGGCTTTGTTATTCTTATTTCTATTATTATCGATATAGGCGCCCAAATGAACATTTGGCGGATCATCGCTGTCAGTGAAAAACGTGCCCAGGATATTGCCAATGATGTGCTCCCGGGACTTGGCTATTTCTTAGCAGCCCTAGTCGTAGCTGGCGGACTTGCTTTTAACATTGGAAATATTGCGGGTGCTGGTTTAGGAACGAACGTACTGCTTGGCATAGACCCTAAACTGGGAGCAATCCTCAGTGGTGTTTTGGCGATTGGAATTTTTACAGTAAAAGAAGCCGGTCAAGTCATGGACCGCTTCACCCAGATACTCGGTTTTGTCATGATCGGGCTTACGGTTTATGTGATGTTCACGGCTCAGCCGCCTGTTGGAGAAGCTGTCGTAAAAACATTCGTTCCCGATACTATAGACTTTCTAGCCATTGTCACGTTGGTAGGCGGAACGGTGGGCGGCTACATTACTTTCGCCGGGGGGCATCGACTGATTGATGCCGGCCTTAAGGGAAAAGAAGCGATTCCAGAGGTTACCCGAAGTTCCGTGTACGCGATTGGTGTTGCATCAATTATGAGGATTTTCCTCTTCCTGGCAGTACTCGGCGTCGTTTCTCAGGGCTTAGTTTTAGATGACAGCAATCCTCCTGCTTCTGTGTTTCAGCATGCTGCCGGAACAATAGGATATAAGATTTTCGGTGTCGTCATGTGGTCAGCTGCCGTTACCTCGGTTGTAGGAGCTGCTTATACTTCGGTCTCATTTTTACGCTCATTCAGTCCTGCATTAGAAAAAAATCACAGATGGCTGACGATCAGTTTTATTGGGATCTCCACACTTGTGTTCGTGTTTGTTGGTCAGCCTGTAAGTATCTTAGTCTTAGTTGGTTCCGTCAACGGGTTAATCTTACCGATTGCCTTAGGTGTTATGTTGCTTGCGGCACATAAGAAGAAGATTGTCGGCGACTATAAACACCCTGTCTGGATGACAGTGTTTGGAATTATCATCGTCATCGCCATGACGTATATGGGAATTCGGACGCTATTGACCGGGATTCCACAATTATTTAGTTAA
- a CDS encoding putative hydro-lyase produces MNPKQQRETFRINKYTGTTSGMCDNYLQANMIILPKEYAFEFLLFCQRNPRSCPIVDVLEEGVTQPQIAEADIRTDLPKYRIYRNGQLDQEVSDIKEEWREDFVTFLIGCSFTFEKALREEGIGLLHQEQQRVVPMYKTNIACEKAGRFEGNMVVSMRALKSEEIDKAVRVTERFETSHGGPVHIGNPEKIGITDINKPDYGESVSFDENERTPVFWACGVTPQNVGLNVKPSIMIAHAPGHMLITDQLEEQ; encoded by the coding sequence GTGAATCCAAAACAGCAACGCGAAACATTCCGTATCAATAAGTACACGGGTACTACGTCCGGCATGTGCGATAACTATTTACAAGCAAACATGATCATTTTGCCGAAAGAATATGCATTTGAATTTCTACTGTTTTGTCAGCGTAATCCACGATCTTGTCCGATTGTCGATGTCCTTGAAGAAGGTGTCACACAGCCGCAGATCGCTGAGGCAGACATTCGCACGGATCTGCCCAAATATCGAATCTACCGTAACGGTCAACTTGATCAAGAAGTTTCGGATATTAAAGAGGAGTGGAGAGAGGACTTTGTAACCTTTCTTATTGGGTGCAGTTTTACGTTTGAAAAAGCGCTGCGAGAAGAAGGCATCGGACTACTCCATCAGGAGCAGCAACGGGTAGTGCCGATGTACAAGACAAATATTGCTTGTGAAAAAGCTGGCCGCTTTGAAGGGAATATGGTGGTGAGCATGCGGGCTTTGAAATCAGAGGAGATTGATAAGGCTGTAAGGGTTACGGAAAGGTTTGAGACTTCTCATGGTGGTCCTGTTCATATCGGTAATCCAGAAAAGATAGGTATCACTGATATTAATAAACCCGATTATGGAGAAAGTGTTTCTTTTGACGAAAACGAAAGGACCCCTGTGTTTTGGGCGTGTGGCGTGACCCCGCAGAATGTTGGGTTGAATGTTAAGCCATCGATCATGATTGCCCATGCTCCGGGACATATGCTTATTACCGATCAACTAGAAGAACAATAA
- a CDS encoding LacI family DNA-binding transcriptional regulator yields the protein MATIKDVAKRAGVAVSTASYALNGIEKVSAATIEKVLRAAEELNYQKNGFASDLKRTKTNTIALLLSDLSGPYFSELIKGVQEVTAANGFDLIACSSVGGEKSTASKFLKEKRVDGAIVLAQNISTEVIRSSARKDFPIVVLDRKVDNPFVIHVEVNNRQGGYEATEYLIKKGHRSIAYVSGPLNSHDNEERFQGYQQALKDYKITFQSRLKINGDFTREGGYRSTKMLIAQQKLPDAIFYANDEMAIGGLQAFSERNIKVPDDISIIGFDDIQLTEYVTPPLSTVRQPKYEAGALSVHMIFQMLAGEEVEKSFNLPTDLVERRSVTKKENENKN from the coding sequence ATGGCGACGATTAAGGATGTTGCGAAAAGAGCAGGAGTAGCTGTATCCACTGCCTCCTACGCTCTTAACGGAATTGAAAAAGTAAGTGCCGCGACGATTGAGAAAGTACTGCGAGCGGCAGAAGAGTTAAACTATCAAAAGAACGGATTTGCTTCGGATTTAAAACGAACGAAAACGAATACGATTGCCTTATTATTAAGTGATCTATCAGGACCCTATTTTTCCGAGTTAATTAAAGGGGTACAAGAAGTAACAGCCGCAAATGGATTCGACCTCATTGCCTGCAGCTCAGTGGGCGGGGAAAAATCAACTGCCTCTAAATTTTTAAAGGAAAAAAGAGTAGATGGGGCGATCGTGCTTGCTCAGAACATAAGTACCGAAGTGATCAGATCTTCCGCCCGGAAAGACTTTCCGATTGTAGTGCTGGACAGGAAAGTCGACAATCCATTCGTCATTCACGTAGAAGTGAACAATCGCCAGGGCGGATATGAAGCAACAGAATATTTAATCAAAAAGGGTCACCGTTCCATCGCATATGTCAGCGGACCGTTAAATTCCCATGACAATGAGGAAAGATTTCAAGGGTATCAGCAGGCTCTCAAGGACTATAAGATAACCTTTCAATCACGTTTGAAAATTAACGGAGATTTCACACGTGAAGGAGGCTATCGTTCAACGAAAATGTTAATTGCTCAGCAAAAATTGCCTGATGCAATATTTTACGCAAACGATGAGATGGCGATAGGGGGGTTACAGGCATTTTCGGAAAGGAATATAAAAGTCCCTGATGATATTTCCATTATTGGCTTTGATGACATTCAGCTTACTGAGTACGTTACACCGCCGTTATCTACGGTCAGGCAGCCTAAATATGAAGCGGGGGCCTTGTCTGTGCATATGATTTTTCAAATGCTGGCAGGGGAGGAAGTTGAAAAATCATTTAACTTGCCAACTGATTTGGTCGAGCGTCGGTCGGTAACTAAAAAAGAAAACGAGAATAAGAATTAA
- a CDS encoding carbohydrate ABC transporter permease, with protein sequence MVIGGVMVSIPFIWMISSSFKPESEVLAIPPTLFPEDPTLENYIKLFTTMNFAVYLKNTIIVVLCSFVGLLFNAMAGYGFAKYQFKGREKIFYLVLATMMIPGQVTMIPVYLLLNEMGLTNTMTGIVLPGLAVAFSIFLFRQFMTTIPNDLLEAARLDGAGEFYIFFRLVIPIAKPIFAVQGILTFIAGWNSFLWPLIIANDESLYTLSVGLSLLQGQYANNFALQMAGAAFMVVPIIIIFSFFQKYIVEGFTMSGIK encoded by the coding sequence ATGGTGATAGGCGGGGTCATGGTGTCCATCCCTTTCATTTGGATGATCTCAAGTTCCTTCAAGCCGGAAAGTGAGGTACTTGCCATTCCACCTACGTTATTTCCAGAGGATCCGACTCTCGAAAACTATATAAAACTATTTACAACGATGAATTTTGCAGTTTATTTAAAAAATACGATCATTGTTGTCCTATGCTCGTTTGTCGGGTTACTGTTTAATGCAATGGCAGGCTACGGTTTTGCAAAATATCAATTTAAAGGTCGCGAGAAGATCTTTTATTTAGTGTTAGCGACGATGATGATTCCTGGTCAAGTGACGATGATTCCCGTCTACTTGCTGTTAAATGAGATGGGACTGACGAATACAATGACGGGAATTGTACTTCCAGGTCTGGCAGTTGCATTCAGCATCTTTTTATTCCGGCAGTTTATGACCACTATCCCTAATGATTTGCTAGAAGCGGCTAGATTAGATGGGGCAGGAGAGTTTTATATTTTTTTTAGATTGGTTATACCAATAGCCAAACCTATTTTTGCTGTGCAAGGGATATTAACCTTCATAGCTGGCTGGAACAGCTTCCTATGGCCATTGATCATTGCAAATGATGAGAGTCTTTACACGTTATCTGTTGGCCTTTCATTATTACAGGGTCAGTATGCGAACAATTTTGCTCTGCAGATGGCTGGAGCAGCGTTCATGGTCGTGCCGATTATCATTATCTTTTCATTTTTTCAAAAGTATATTGTGGAAGGCTTTACGATGTCAGGAATCAAATAA
- a CDS encoding carbohydrate ABC transporter permease, producing the protein MNKHQFKNRHPYMFIAPAVILLTVFSLIPILIAFVISFTDLNLKGLADWSTITFIGLENYKELLSDETFLKSVYNTAFYVVIGVPLVIISSLSIALMLNYGSNWLFSTFRAVFYMPSITNIIAVAVIWGYLYNTEYGLFNYLLSLLSVENIPWLQEPTLAKLSLIILAVWKGIGINMIIFLAALQGIPKSYYEAARMDGANRLQVLFHVTLPLLRYATFFVTITTLIGWMQFFEEPFVMTDGGPLNGTLSIALFIYKEGFQFSEFGYAAAGSFVLFIMIIIVTLIQFKFRKSETEY; encoded by the coding sequence ATGAACAAGCATCAGTTTAAAAACAGACACCCCTATATGTTCATAGCGCCAGCCGTTATACTGCTGACAGTATTCAGCCTTATTCCTATCCTTATCGCCTTCGTGATCAGCTTCACAGATTTAAATTTGAAGGGGCTGGCTGATTGGTCAACGATCACATTTATTGGATTGGAGAATTATAAAGAGCTTCTCTCGGATGAGACGTTTCTAAAATCGGTTTATAATACGGCGTTTTATGTAGTTATCGGGGTACCGTTGGTTATTATATCTTCTCTATCGATAGCGTTAATGTTGAATTATGGGAGTAACTGGCTGTTTAGCACTTTTCGAGCCGTTTTTTATATGCCTTCTATCACCAACATCATCGCTGTTGCTGTGATCTGGGGATATCTTTATAACACTGAATACGGATTATTTAATTACTTACTTTCATTACTAAGTGTGGAGAATATCCCATGGCTTCAGGAGCCTACACTTGCTAAACTGTCGCTGATTATTTTGGCTGTCTGGAAAGGGATTGGCATCAATATGATTATTTTCTTAGCTGCTCTGCAAGGTATTCCGAAATCCTACTATGAAGCAGCAAGAATGGATGGGGCAAACAGATTGCAAGTATTGTTTCATGTAACGCTTCCGCTGTTGAGATATGCTACGTTCTTTGTCACAATTACGACATTAATTGGCTGGATGCAATTTTTCGAAGAGCCGTTTGTAATGACCGATGGCGGTCCATTGAATGGAACGCTTTCGATTGCCCTGTTCATTTATAAGGAAGGTTTCCAGTTTAGTGAGTTCGGCTATGCGGCTGCAGGATCATTTGTATTGTTCATCATGATTATTATCGTGACATTAATTCAATTCAAGTTTAGAAAATCAGAAACAGAGTATTAG
- a CDS encoding sugar ABC transporter substrate-binding protein, with protein sequence MKKKLFGLIVVIVLSIALAACSEESDSSGGGENTISVWAMGEEGKKLKEFSKKFEEENPDLKVDVQAIPWDRAHDKLLTAVASGNGPDVVQLGTTWVAEFAEAGALMDLSEYVEDYPSFAKENYFNGSVSTMKYDDQIVGIPWYVDTRVLYYRTDLLKEAGYEEPPKTWEELKAAATKLADRGEEYYGLDIDRNDQITPFIFAWQNEYEANLEENDLNFDSPEFKEAIKYYTSYFEEGIAQAQQGLDIVQAFKKGTKPMFFSGPWMINIINEQAPDLEGKWATAVMPKKVTNTSSMGGANLSVFHNSDNVDGALKFISFMTQVDTQIDWLKASNTLPSRTEAWGKPIMKEDPMYATFGKQLEHTKPGLPTPQFERIAQELLSTIERIVVGGADLEEELKKFNKTAQNLLEE encoded by the coding sequence GTGAAAAAGAAGCTGTTCGGTTTGATAGTAGTTATTGTTTTATCCATTGCATTAGCTGCTTGTTCTGAAGAGAGTGATTCTTCTGGTGGTGGTGAAAACACAATCTCAGTGTGGGCCATGGGCGAGGAAGGCAAGAAGCTGAAAGAGTTTAGTAAGAAGTTTGAAGAAGAAAATCCTGACTTAAAAGTTGATGTGCAAGCTATTCCGTGGGACAGAGCCCACGATAAGCTGCTCACGGCAGTCGCTTCAGGTAACGGACCAGATGTTGTGCAATTAGGTACAACCTGGGTGGCTGAATTTGCTGAGGCTGGTGCATTAATGGACTTATCGGAATATGTGGAGGATTACCCTTCATTTGCAAAAGAAAACTACTTTAATGGATCTGTTTCCACGATGAAATACGATGATCAAATTGTTGGGATCCCATGGTACGTAGATACTCGTGTTCTATACTATCGCACGGATCTGCTGAAAGAAGCAGGCTATGAAGAACCTCCTAAGACGTGGGAAGAATTAAAAGCGGCAGCAACTAAGCTGGCAGATCGCGGAGAAGAGTATTATGGACTGGATATTGACCGAAACGACCAGATTACGCCATTCATTTTTGCCTGGCAAAATGAATATGAAGCCAATCTAGAAGAAAATGATCTGAATTTCGACTCGCCAGAATTTAAAGAAGCGATTAAATATTATACCAGTTACTTTGAAGAAGGGATTGCCCAAGCACAACAAGGACTAGACATTGTCCAGGCGTTTAAAAAAGGGACAAAGCCAATGTTTTTCAGTGGTCCATGGATGATTAATATCATTAATGAACAGGCTCCGGATCTCGAAGGAAAATGGGCTACAGCCGTTATGCCAAAGAAAGTGACGAACACTTCCAGCATGGGCGGGGCTAATCTATCTGTCTTTCATAATTCCGATAATGTAGATGGGGCACTGAAATTCATCTCCTTTATGACACAAGTAGATACTCAGATTGATTGGTTAAAGGCATCGAATACGCTGCCTTCCAGAACAGAAGCCTGGGGAAAACCGATTATGAAAGAAGATCCAATGTATGCGACTTTCGGCAAACAACTCGAACATACAAAGCCTGGTTTGCCGACACCACAGTTTGAACGTATTGCTCAGGAGCTGTTAAGTACGATCGAACGAATCGTAGTTGGCGGTGCGGATTTAGAGGAAGAGCTTAAGAAATTTAACAAGACCGCGCAAAATTTACTCGAAGAATAG